In Sporolituus thermophilus DSM 23256, a single genomic region encodes these proteins:
- a CDS encoding ferredoxin family protein, which translates to MSSLAELDAKVKLLLFKTDEQWQHIVINDQEVCRNCTDKQCLTICPSGVFRWNYQHTDPIIVLYKQCIECGSCRLICPANNINFSYPNGGYGVLYKEG; encoded by the coding sequence ATGTCCAGCTTAGCTGAGTTAGATGCAAAAGTAAAATTGCTGCTTTTTAAGACCGATGAACAATGGCAGCATATTGTCATCAACGACCAGGAAGTCTGTCGTAATTGCACAGACAAACAGTGTTTAACTATATGTCCCTCCGGTGTATTTAGATGGAATTATCAGCATACTGATCCCATCATAGTGTTATACAAGCAATGTATCGAATGCGGTTCCTGCCGGCTAATATGTCCGGCCAATAATATTAATTTTTCCTATCCTAATGGTGGTTATGGAGTGTTATATAAAGAAGGATAA
- a CDS encoding 4-oxalocrotonate tautomerase codes for MPVVQIDMLEGRTLEQKRELVKKVTEVIVETANCPPEAVTIIIREMPKEHLGKAGKLRSDM; via the coding sequence ATGCCAGTCGTGCAAATTGATATGTTGGAAGGCCGGACTCTCGAGCAAAAGCGGGAATTGGTAAAAAAAGTGACAGAGGTCATTGTTGAAACTGCCAATTGCCCGCCAGAAGCAGTGACGATTATTATCCGTGAAATGCCTAAAGAACATCTTGGTAAAGCTGGTAAACTGCGCTCCGACATGTAA